Proteins encoded in a region of the Ziziphus jujuba cultivar Dongzao chromosome 3, ASM3175591v1 genome:
- the LOC107422863 gene encoding large ribosomal subunit protein eL14z — translation MPFKRYVEIGRVALVNYGNDYGKLVVIVDVIDQNRALVDAPDMVRSQMNFKRLSLTDIKIDIKRVPKKKELLAAMEAADVKKKWENSSWGRKFIVQKRRACLTDFDRFKLMLAKIKRAGLVRQELANLKKNAA, via the exons ATG CCTTTCAAGAGGTACGTTGAGATCGGAAGGGTGGCTCTCGTCAACTACGGCAATGACTATGGAAAGCTTGTTGTCATTGTCGACGTCATCGACCAGAACAGA GCTCTTGTTGATGCTCCCGATATGGTGAGGTCTCAAATGAACTTTAAGAGACTTTCCCTCACTGACATCAAAATTGACATCAAGAGGGTTCCAAAGAAGAAGGAACTTCTTGCAGCTATGGAAGCTGCTG ATGTAAAGAAGAAGTGGGAGAACAGTTCCTGGGGACGAAAATTTATTGTTCAGAAGAGAAGGGCATGTCTCACTGACTTTGATAGGTTCAAGCTCATGTTAGCTAAGATTAAG AGGGCTGGACTGGTCAGGCAAGAGCTTGCAAACCTGAAAAAGAATGCAGCTTAG
- the LOC112492311 gene encoding LOW QUALITY PROTEIN: uncharacterized protein LOC112492311 (The sequence of the model RefSeq protein was modified relative to this genomic sequence to represent the inferred CDS: inserted 2 bases in 1 codon; deleted 2 bases in 1 codon; substituted 5 bases at 5 genomic stop codons) has translation MYSYMKTHLGFLESTCSENKVGXSWNNLSGLLSTLKAKILGSQFQSEAIGERTYLAADKTESQVNMLLDSQHNEIGGKNHSTNPSEAKLEILDSYSCKEEYVNNITSELVETHKDMGSNKPGLSKGFESSKAVLFSKSQENNSNMGSHLMDEYLVNEVAAGIGKVHTDPKDSKLGKSQSIAQSSEVLVDSLSDEKCVPVSASSYVQRKRSSEYGSIRSQPSKLSHQVKASTRLPKDAADGFFAKHGNQKIDKKTVPSVQTLDEGSDVCNVHTSSDGSCMANGLADQYVRKIKDQIAKRVASEKTSMLATPNRFMGTSSKPSGEDTGNRIGIGGLVSCIQVSCGKPSTFTSHNCILQQCCSSCYKWPAKKVANSHESYTKNSLKVLRGHVMGKKSNKLSSSDEQSHRGTPSMILTGSMTRSVASVLEIAHDHKKSEASPKFHISIAKEGLDMXMDQLKNGSKLNKLLIRFLNENVDHSDIRYAFEDCGPIMKRQLLSSIKGSIFKDAXVYFKTREALHKALMKTDLTIGKRDVLMLPTCLEDVPKRISIPNLIGDPNVPVXLMKNPTRTVMIKELSSDISSDQLKEALGFCGNGISGFSFGSSSSVAYVEFETEEAXDKAPAKHTIQGRKLSTFRIDVPRTTVVRILNFDSSNKSRHVRKICNSYGQVKNVFFSQKYIVDVRFKIAEWPNMMNILNRXNGLKLDIKQWIAQPAPVYPPEVLELLWTQPTERKHVIFVLHRLLQNLKDSP, from the exons ATGTATAGTTATATGAAAACGCATTTAGGATTCTTGGAATCAACATGCAGCGAAAACAAAGTGGGGTGATCATGGAACAATTTGAGTGGACTTCTTAGTACTCTGAAGGCAAAGATTCTGGGAAGTCAGTTTCAGAGTGAAGCCATTGGTGAAAGAACTTACTTGGCTGCTGATAAGACAGAATCTCAGGTTAATATGTTATTGGATAGTCAACATAATGAAATTGGTGGTAAAAATCATAGTACTAATCCTTCAGAGGCAAAACTGGAAATACTGGACTCGTATAGTTGCAAAGAAGAATATGTCAACAAC ATAACTTCTGAGCTTGTTGAGACACACAAGGACATGGGCAGCAACAAACCTGGGTTATCAAAAGGTTTTGAATCCTCAAAAGCTGTACTTTTTTCTAAAAGTCAGGAAAATAACTCAAACATGGGATCACATTTGATGGACGAGTATTTGGTCAATGAAGTTGCTGCTGGAATTGGTAAGGTGCATACTGATCCAAAGGATAGTAAGCTTGGCAAAAGTCAGAGTATAGCTCAATCATCAGAGGTCCTTGTGGATTCTCTCAGCGATGAGAAATGTGTTCCAGTTAGTGCATCTTCTTATGTACAAAGGAAAAGATCCTCAGAATATGGATCAATCAGGAGTCAACCATCTAAA TTAAGTCACCAGGTGAAAGCTTCTACAAGATTGCCCAAAGATGCTGCAGATGGATTTTTTGCCAAACATGGGAACCAGAAAATTGACAAGAAAACTGTACCTTCTGTTCAAACACTAGATGAAGGCTCTGATGTTTGTAATGTGCACACATCATCGGATGGGTCATGCATGGCTAATGGCTTGGCAGACCAATATGTGAGGAAAATAAAAGATCAAATAGCTAAAAGAGTTGCCAGTGAGAAGACCAGTATGCTGGCAACTCCAAATCGCTTCATGGGAACTTCAAGTAAGCCTTCAGGTGAAGATACAGGAAATAGAATTGGAATCGGAGGTTTAGTTTCCTGCATTCAGGTGTCATGTGGAAAACCATCAACTTTTACATCTCACAACTGTATCC TCCAACAATGCTGTTCAAGTTGCTACAAGTGGCCAGCTAAAAAGGTGGCTAATTCTCATGAAAGTTATactaaaaatagtttaaaagtATTAAGGGGTCATGTAATGGGCAAGAAGAGTAACAAATTGAGTAGTAGTGATGAACAATCACATAGAGGAACCCCTTCCATGATACTTACAGGCTCTATGACTAGGAGCGTTGCTAGTGTTTTAGAGATTGCTCATGATCACAAAAAGTCTGAAGCAAGCCCCAAGTTCCATATTTCAATTGCGAAAGAAGGCTTAGATAT AATGGATCAGTTGAAAAACGGATCTAAACTAAACAAATTATTGATTAGATTTTTGAATGAAAATGTTGATCATAGTGACATTCGTTATGCTTTTGAGGATTGTGGACCTATCATGAAGAGACAGTTACTTTCCTCAATCAAAGGAAGCATCTTTAAAGATGCTTAAGTTTACTTTAAG ACCAGGGAAGCATTGCATAAAGCGCTCATGAAAACTGATCTGACAATAGGAAAAAGAGATGTCCTAATGTTGCCAACTTGTTTGGAAGATGTGCCTAAAAGGATCTCTATTCCTAACCTGATTGGTGACCCTAATGTTCCTGTTTAACTAATGAAGAATCCCACCCGAACAGTCATGATTAAAGAGTTGAGCAGTGACATAAGCTCAGATCAGCTTAAAGAAGCTCTTGGCTTCTGTGGGAATGGCATATCTGGTTTTTCCTTTGGTTCATCAAGCTCTGTTGCTTACGTGGAGTTTGAG ACAGAAGAAGCCTAAGATAAGGCCCCAGCAAAACATACAATTCAAGGAAGGAAGTTATCAACCTTCAGAATTGATGTGCCCAGAACAACTGTTGTAAGGATTTTGAACTTTGACTCCTCAAATAAAAGTAGACATGTCAGAAAGATATGCAATTCTTATGGGCAAGTGAAGAATGTATTCTTTAGCCAGAAATACATAGTAGATGTGCGTTTTAAGATAGCTGAATGGCCAAATATGATGAATATTCTGAACAGGTAAAATG GATTGAAGTTAGATATCAAACAGTGGATTGCTCAGCCTGCTCCAGTTTACCCTCCAGAAGTTCTTGAACTACTATGGACTCAGCCTACAGAAAGAAAGCATGTGATATTCGTTTTGCACAGATTGTTGCAAAATCTCAAGGATTCTCCATAG
- the LOC107422869 gene encoding putative protein phosphatase 2C-like protein 44 isoform X2, with the protein MGLKDLHHKLKGLGLRKLLVGDIGRDKKEGAITKNASWMIPISHGYHVVERHKSFSGGLDDSDCDSVVVQREQIEEIELWFFGLFDALVGDRVTKYLQSHLFGRKMKESRIGRKSKETMRKAYLRAKAKIRDTQEAEETKTVLGSVSAMVINGEKLVIANMGDYRAVVCKDGIAHQLGSKNLQSAKRHWSRRLISVRILPRKSNNGGSPSKGSELLVGAERIDSDTEFVILASNGIWEVMKNQEAVNLIRHIEDPQEAAECLAKESLTRMSKSNISCLVIRFD; encoded by the exons ATGGGTCTCAAGGATCTTCATCACAAGCTcaag GGTTTGGGGCTGAGAAAGCTCTTGGTGGGAGATATAGGAAGGGATAAGAAAGAAGGTGCCATTACAAAGAACGCTTCATGGATGATACCAATATCACATGGATATCATGTGGTGGAGAGACATAAGTCGTTTAGCGGTGGTCTTGATGACTCGGACTGTGACTCAGTTGTGGTTCAGAGGGAGCAAATTGAAGAGATTGAGTTGTGGTTTTTTGGACTTTTCGATGCTCTAGTTGGTGACCGAGTCACCAAGTACTTGCAGTCACACTTGTTTGGTAGGAAAATGAAAGAG TCCCGGATAGgaagaaaaagcaaagaaaCAATGAGAAAGGCATATCTTCGAGCTAAGGCAAAGATCAGAGACACCCAGGAAGCAGAGGAGACAAAGACAGTATTGGGTTCAGTTTCTGCGATGGTCATCAATGGAGAAAAGCTTGTTATAGCTAACATGGGAGACTATAGAGCTGTGGTTTGCAAAGATGGTATTGCTCATCAACTTGGTAGCAAAAACCTGCAATCAGCTAAAAGACATTGGTCTCGCAGACTCATTTCGG TGAGGATATTACCAAGGAAATCAAACAATGGAGGAAGCCCATCAAAAGGCTCTGAACTTCTTGTTGGTGCTGAGAGGATTGATTCTGATACAGAGTTCGTTATCTTAGCAAGCAATGGCATATGGGag GTGATGAAGAATCAAGAGGCTGTGAATCTCATAAGGCACATTGAGGACCCACAAGAAGCTGCTGAGTGCTTGGCAAAAGAGAGTTTGACTAGAATGAGCAAAAGCAATATTTCTTGTTTGGTCATTAGATTTGACTAA
- the LOC107422869 gene encoding putative protein phosphatase 2C-like protein 44 isoform X1: protein MGLKDLHHKLKQGLGLRKLLVGDIGRDKKEGAITKNASWMIPISHGYHVVERHKSFSGGLDDSDCDSVVVQREQIEEIELWFFGLFDALVGDRVTKYLQSHLFGRKMKESRIGRKSKETMRKAYLRAKAKIRDTQEAEETKTVLGSVSAMVINGEKLVIANMGDYRAVVCKDGIAHQLGSKNLQSAKRHWSRRLISVRILPRKSNNGGSPSKGSELLVGAERIDSDTEFVILASNGIWEVMKNQEAVNLIRHIEDPQEAAECLAKESLTRMSKSNISCLVIRFD from the exons ATGGGTCTCAAGGATCTTCATCACAAGCTcaag CAGGGTTTGGGGCTGAGAAAGCTCTTGGTGGGAGATATAGGAAGGGATAAGAAAGAAGGTGCCATTACAAAGAACGCTTCATGGATGATACCAATATCACATGGATATCATGTGGTGGAGAGACATAAGTCGTTTAGCGGTGGTCTTGATGACTCGGACTGTGACTCAGTTGTGGTTCAGAGGGAGCAAATTGAAGAGATTGAGTTGTGGTTTTTTGGACTTTTCGATGCTCTAGTTGGTGACCGAGTCACCAAGTACTTGCAGTCACACTTGTTTGGTAGGAAAATGAAAGAG TCCCGGATAGgaagaaaaagcaaagaaaCAATGAGAAAGGCATATCTTCGAGCTAAGGCAAAGATCAGAGACACCCAGGAAGCAGAGGAGACAAAGACAGTATTGGGTTCAGTTTCTGCGATGGTCATCAATGGAGAAAAGCTTGTTATAGCTAACATGGGAGACTATAGAGCTGTGGTTTGCAAAGATGGTATTGCTCATCAACTTGGTAGCAAAAACCTGCAATCAGCTAAAAGACATTGGTCTCGCAGACTCATTTCGG TGAGGATATTACCAAGGAAATCAAACAATGGAGGAAGCCCATCAAAAGGCTCTGAACTTCTTGTTGGTGCTGAGAGGATTGATTCTGATACAGAGTTCGTTATCTTAGCAAGCAATGGCATATGGGag GTGATGAAGAATCAAGAGGCTGTGAATCTCATAAGGCACATTGAGGACCCACAAGAAGCTGCTGAGTGCTTGGCAAAAGAGAGTTTGACTAGAATGAGCAAAAGCAATATTTCTTGTTTGGTCATTAGATTTGACTAA